In the genome of Nymphaea colorata isolate Beijing-Zhang1983 chromosome 9, ASM883128v2, whole genome shotgun sequence, one region contains:
- the LOC116260030 gene encoding DNA-directed RNA polymerase subunit 10-like protein, with the protein MIIPVRCFTCGKVIGNKWDTYLDLLQADYTEGDALDALGLVRYCCRRMLMTHVDLIEKLLNYNTLEKSEPA; encoded by the exons ATGATAATCCCCGTTCGATGCTTCACTTGCGGaaag GTGATCGGGAACAAGTGGGATACGTATCTGGACCTTCTCCAGGCTGACTATACCGAAGG GGATGCTCTTGATGCACTAGGTCTGGTTCGCTACTGTTGCAGGCGCATGCTGATGACTCATGTAGACCTTATCGAGAAGCTTCTTAACTATAAca CACTGGAGAAAAGCGAGCCTGCTTAA
- the LOC116259824 gene encoding pentatricopeptide repeat-containing protein At4g21300-like gives MLLQLPQVLLPTSFSKTTGGRCHHAAEDSKGAPNPTAHLHLLTLLRGSPRLESAKQVHAHALKVALLPNDLALATRILSIYGNSGCSGDAHDLFRCIPDPDIVSWNSIIKAFGINCAWLDAVSLYSELGWSGSVRPNGLTFPAAIKACSKLMLLKSGKEIHCHVLRNGYLPDSFVGTSLISLYANCGRFENACRVFDGMPQRETASWNAMIGGSVQNGFAEEGLVFYRQMKMEGCLPDPMTVVGVLNACTALGDVSFGMCIHAEMLKLGLGIDVFVDNSLVDMYSKCGCVDMAVNVFNQMDEQNVVTWTALISCYCQHGEGDSAIEMFRQMLVENLFPNEFTLATLLQACAQRRYLQLVMMVHAYTLRNGFSMDKFLLNSLIDSYSKCGAIGAAEKMLDRMNCRDVVSWTSVITGCIDHKLIERAFMWAFRMQNDLVMPNVVTLTSLMRGCSYLNAPNLCRSIHGFVMKTEMRSDPTVATSLINMYTKSRSMDVAYQVFDKLLERSIDSWGAMIVGYVQSGSIGRALEIFIQSHIAEEYLSPETMATVVQGCCHEISLKRGQSIHCYLIKHGFLPCAVVENSLMDMYAKCKQVASACLIFDRMHSRDNISWNTMIECYARNDCLHEALRLLHEMNQHDDIEIDAVTMLSALQACIQLGSLRYGEILHGFIIRSGIDSDIFVQNSLLDMYAKAGRIDLAEQIFLEMPEKDLSSWNSMISAYGMHGDSRSALKIFAQLQEYGPTHPNDITFVSLLSAFGHSGNVMEGYQCFNSMVIDYGIEPSLDHYACVVDILGRSGRLIEAEEFINKMPLEPGSAVWGALLGACRSSRDVVVAERAAKKLAILDPGNIAWKVQLTNIYATAGKWSEAQRVRAAMKDSGMKKQTGWSCLEMGGRKYQFMVADTRHPESSRIYEMLDGLTAQMNNADLVESSFIFEQGGEEEMVIA, from the coding sequence ATGCTGCTGCAGCTTCCACAGGTCTTGCTTCCAACCTCGTTTTCAAAAACCACCGGCGGGAGATGTCATCACGCGGCGGAGGACAGCAAAGGTGCTCCAAACCCCACCGCCCATCTCCACCTTCTCACCCTCCTTAGAGGCTCCCCTCGTCTGGAATCCGCCAAACAAGTCCACGCTCATGCTCTCAAGGTGGCCCTCCTTCCCAACGACCTCGCTCTCGCCACCAGAATTCTCTCCATCTATGGAAATTCTGGTTGTTCCGGCGATGCCCATGACCTGTTCCGTTGTATTCCAGACCCTGACATTGTTTCGTGGAACTCGATCATCAAGGCTTTTGGGATAAACTGTGCGTGGCTTGATGCCGTGTCCTTGTACTCGGAGCTCGGATGGAGCGGTTCCGTGAGGCCTAATGGTCTTACTTTCCCTGCTGCCATTAAGGCGTGTTCCAAGCTTATGCTTCTGAAATCAGGGAAGGAGATTCATTGCCATGTTCTGCGAAATGGGTACCTGCCGGATTCTTTCGTTGGGACCTCTCTGATATCTTTGTATGCTAACTGCGGGCGGTTTGAGAATGCGTGTAGAGTGTTCGATGGAATGCCTCAGAGAGAAACCGCATCTTGGAATGCGATGATTGGTGGTTCTGTGCAGAATGGCTTTGCGGAGGAGGGTTTAGTTTTTTATCGGCAAATGAAGATGGAGGGGTGCCTGCCTGATCCAATGACTGTTGTGGGAGTTCTGAATGCTTGCACCGCACTGGGGGATGTGAGTTTTGGGATGTGCATCCATGCAGAAATGTTGAAGCTTGGATTGGGCATTGACGTGTTTGTTGATAACTCTCTGGTGGACATGTATTCGAAGTGTGGGTGCGTGGACATGGCGGTGAATGTGTTCAACCAAATGGATGAACAAAATGTAGTCACCTGGACTGCTCTGATTTCCTGTTATTGCCAGCATGGCGAAGGCGACTCTGCCATTGAAATGTTTAGGCAAATGCTAGTCGAGAATCTTTTTCCTAATGAATTTACTTTAGCAACTCTGCTTCAGGCATGTGCACAAAGGCGGTATTTGCAGTTGGTGATGATGGTGCATGCTTATACATTGAGGAATGGTTTCTCAATGGACAAGTTTCTATTAAATTCTCTAATAGATAGTTATTCTAAGTGTGGAGCTATCGGTGCTGCTGAGAAGATGCTGGACAGGATGAATTGCAGAGATGTGGTTTCTTGGACATCAGTCATCACAGGGTGCATAGACCACAAACTAATTGAGAGAGCATTTATGTGGGCTTTTAGGATGCAGAATGACCTTGTGATGCCAAATGTCGTCACATTGACCAGTCTAATGCGTGGTTGTAGTTACCTAAATGCACCAAACCTTTGCAGGTCAATTCATGGTTTTGTAATGAAGACAGAGATGAGAAGTGACCCTACCGTTGCAACTTCGCTCATAAATATGTATACAAAAAGTAGATCGATGGATGTCGCATATCAAGTTTTCGATAAGTTGTTGGAGAGAAGCATAGACTCATGGGGTGCAATGATCGTGGGATACGTGCAGAGTGGTTCTATCGGCAGAGCCCTGGAAATTTTTATCCAATCCCATATTGCTGAGGAATATCTAAGCCCAGAAACTATGGCAACTGTAGTGCAAGGTTGCTGCCATGAAATATCTCTCAAACGGGGCCAATCAATACATTGTTACCTAATTAAACATGGATTCCTTCCGTGTGCTGTAGTTGAGAACTCACTCATGgacatgtatgcaaaatgtaagcaggttgcttctgcctgtTTGATTTTCGACAGGATGCATTCAAGAGACAACATCTCGTGGAACACCATGATTGAGTGCTATGCCCGCAATGACTGCTTACATGAAGCCTTACGGCTTCTACATGAAATGAATCAACATGATGATATAGAAATAGATGCAGTTACAATGCTTAGTGCACTCCAAGCCTGCATTCAGCTTGGTTCTTTACGATATGGTGAAATTCTCCATGGTTTTATAATAAGGTCAGGAATTGACTCAGATATCTTTGTACAGaattctttgttggatatgtacgCAAAGGCTGGTAGAATCGATCTTGCAGAACAGATTTTCTTGGAAATGCCAGAAAAGGATCTGAGCTCTTGGAACTCAATGATTTCTGCATATGGGATGCATGGCGATAGTAGGTCTGCCTTGAAAATTTTTGCACAGCTCCAAGAGTATGGTCCGACTCACCCAAATGACATCACGTTTGTGTCTTTGTTGTCTGCATTTGGTCATTCAGGCAACGTAATGGAGGGTTACCAGTGCTTTAACAGCATGGTAATTGACTATGGCATTGAGCCAAGTTTGGATCACTATGCTTGTGTAGTTGACATCTTGGGAAGGTCCGGGCGTTTGATAGAAGCAGAAGAGTTTATAAATAAGATGCCTCTCGAACCTGGTTCAGCTGTGTGGGGAGCTCTCTTGGGTGCTTGCAGGAGTTCTAGGGATGTGGTCGTGGCAGAAAGAGCTGCAAAGAAGTTGGCCATTTTAGACCCGGGAAACATAGCTTGGAAAGTCCAATTAACAAATATTTATGCTACAGCAGGAAAATGGTCTGAAGCACAGAGAGTTAGAGCTGCTATGAAGGACAGTGGGATGAAAAAGCAGACAGGATGGAGTTGTTTGGAGATGGGGGGAAGGAAGTATCAATTCATGGTGGCTGATACGAGGCATCCAGAGAGCTCAAGAATTTATGAGATGTTGGATGGCCTT